The following coding sequences lie in one Arachis ipaensis cultivar K30076 chromosome B03, Araip1.1, whole genome shotgun sequence genomic window:
- the LOC107634430 gene encoding uncharacterized protein LOC107634430: MRCLPVQALAVPGRALPRRAFPTIAASRLAARRRAAPLLDLSQNRGFVPRKDFLKCGDLQNARLYVHVKPTLSGTFTDIAMWIFCPFNRPVTLKIRIKNIPFENWLLIKKNILL, encoded by the exons ATGCGTTGTTTGCCTGTCCAAGCCCTCGCCGTCCCTGGCCGTGCTTTGCCGCGTCGCGCCTTTCCGACCATCGCCGCGTCGCGCCTTGCCGCTCGTCGCCGCGCTGCGCCTCTCCTCGATCTGTCTCAAAACAG GGGTTTTGTTCCTAGAAAGGACTTTCTCAAATGTGGAGACTTGCAAAATGCAAGGCTTTATGTTCATGTGAAGCCGACACTTAGTGGAACTTTCACAGACATTGCAATGTGGATTTTCTGTCCATTCAATAGACCAGTCACtcttaaaattagaataaaaaacaTACCTTTTGAGAATTGGCTTTTAATTAAG aaaaatattttgttgTGA
- the LOC107630442 gene encoding mitogen-activated protein kinase kinase 6: MKMKTKTPLKQLKLAVPAQETPITSFLTASGTFHDGDLLLNQKGLRLISEEKESRPSDGKELEFDFSLDDLETIKVIGKGSGGVVQLVQHKWVGRLFALKVIQMNIQEEIRKQIVQELKINQASQCPHVVVCYHSFYHNGVISLVLEYMDRGSLADVVRQVKTILEPYLAVVCKQVLQGLVYLHNERHVIHRDIKPSNLLVNHKGEVKITDFGVSAMLASSMGQRDTFVGTYNYMSPERISGSTYDCSSDIWSLGLVVLECAIGRFPYIQSEDQQCSPSFYELLEAIVERPPPSAPADQFSPEFCSFVSSCIQKDPRDRLTSLELLDHPFIKKFEDKDLDLGILVGSLEPPVNFAR, translated from the exons ATGAAGATGAAGACCAAAACACCATTGAAGCAGCTCAAGCTTGCTGTTCCTGCTCAAGAAACACCCATCACTTCATTCCT GACTGCAAGTGGCACATTCCATGATGGAGATCTGCTGTTAAATCAGAAAGGACTGCGTCTCATCTCTGAAGAGAAAGAATCAAGG CCTTCTGATGGTAAGGAACTGGAATTCGATTTCTCCCTTGATGACCTTGAGACCATCAAAGTGATTGGAAAAGGTAGTGGTGGCGTAGTACAACTTGTTCAACATAAGTGGGTTGGAAGATTGTTTGCTCTGAAG GTCATTCAGATGAACATACAAGAGGAGATTCGAAAACAGATTGTTCAGGAACTGAAAATAAACCAAGCTTCACAATGTCCACATGTTGTGGTTTGTTACCACTCATTCTACCATAACGGAGTTATATCGCTTGTCTTAGAATACATGGATCGCGGTTCTCTGGCAGATGTAGTCAGACAAGTTAAAACAATTCTGGAACCATATCTTGCCGTGGTTTGTAAGCAG GTGTTACAAGGTCTTGTTTACTTGCATAATGAGAGACATGTGATACATAGGGACATCAAACCATCCAACCTATTAGTCAATCACAAAGGGGAGGTGAAGATTACTGATTTTGGCGTTAGTGCTATGTTGGCAAGCTCAATGGGCCAAAGAGATACATTTGTCGGAACTTACAACTACATGTCG CCAGAAAGAATTAGTGGGAGCACTTATGATTGTAGCAGTGATATCTGGAGTTTGGGCTTGGTAGTACTTGAGTGCGCCATAGGAAGGTTTCCTTACATACAATCCGAGGATCAGCAATGCTCCCCTAGTTTCTATGAGCTTCTGGAAGCAATTGTCGAAAGGCCTCCACCTTCGGCTCCGGCAGATCAATTCTCTCCAGAGTTCTGTTCATTTGTATCATCCTG CATCCAAAAAGATCCACGGGATAGATTGACATCCTTGGAGCTTCTG GACCATCCTTTCATAAAAAAGTTTGAAGATAAAGATCTTGATCTTGGAATTTTAGTAGGTAGCTTGGAACCCCCTGTAAATTTTGCTAGATAA